A part of Amycolatopsis camponoti genomic DNA contains:
- a CDS encoding type I polyketide synthase, which yields MTQAPSTEQIVAALRQSMMDNERLKADNQKLTAAMSEPIAIIGMGCRYPGGVTTPSELWDLVAGGTDAIGEFPDDRGWDTAAIFDPAGRPGTTYSKEGGFLLEAADFEPEFFGISPREAKTLDPQQRIVLETAWEAVERAGIVPSTLRGSKTGVFAGVMYHDYGAGSSDGSLISGRISYTLGLEGPSVSVDTACSSSLVALHWAAQALRRGECSLALAGGVTVMVTPDMFVYFSEQQGLAPDGRCKAFGSGADGVGCSEGAGMLLLEKLSDARRNGHQVLAVLRGSAVNSDGASSGITVPNGPAQQRVIRAALADGGLELSDVDAVEAHGTGTKLGDPIEAQALISTYGKAATPERPLHVGSFKSNVGHTQAAAGVGGVIKMVEALRRGVLPRTLHAEEPSPHVEWTDTVSLLSAELPWPETGRPRRAGVSSFGISGTNAHVIVEQGDPVALSSSDEGPVTWLLSANDPDALRAQAGKLASSAGDASTVDVGYSLVTTRTLAEHRAGVVAADRAGALRALTEYAAGRPAGVVEGVAGPGRTAFLFTGQGAQRAGMGLELAAAFPAFSEVFDLVAAELDKHLDVPLKTVLGSDDTGYTQPALFAVEVAVFRLLESWGVQPDYLLGHSIGELAAAHVAGVLSLEDACTLVTARARLMQALPTGGAMVAVAAAEADVVPLLTEGVSIAAVNGPSSVVLSGDEDAVLALASNFSKTTRLKVSHAFHSALMEPMLADFAFIARNLTYRTPEIPIVSTVSPDADLTSPEYWVSQVRDAVRFADGIRTLLDAGVTTFVEVGPSAVLTAMGRTCLGADDSATFVPVLRKDRPEAESAAAAVAALFVTGSTVDFSAFYAGGSVVELPTYAFQRKRYWLENPTGARVRGVAEIGQRDAEHPLLGAVVVAADSGGAVLTGRLSARTQPWLADHVVQGSLVFPGTAFVELAVRAGDEVGCGRLDELTLAAPLILPPDGAVRLQVVVGALEAEQRSLGIFSQAEDSSEWVQHGTGRLSSAVPAPAAVTEWPPAGATEIDVTSRYDDLAAQGFDYGPVFAGLRRVWQDGDTLAAEVALPEDADASAFGLHPALLDAALHTIGLAGPTEDKPVLPFAWSGVSLHAAGAAELRVLISSDVENTVSLTATDATGAPVLSVESLSLRPIAADAFRAARSAVDDSLFRVEWQPFAGDAVSGVSSAVLGTGFGLPGKSYVDLPELISAGVAPDVVFAPFEAPVSASPVAAREATHRLLALAQAWVAEETLASSRLVVVASRAIGTRPEEGVDDLTHAALWGVIRTAQLEYPDRFMVVDVDGGDLPLDAVLGAMYADEPGVAVRDGAVLVHRLAKYVPSAEPARLDPAGTVLVTGGTGVLGQLIARHLVTEHGVKSLLLTSRRGASAPGASELVSSLTELGAEVSLAACDLADRDAVAGLLTGVDLSAVVHTAGVVDDGVLLALTPERMDAVLRPKVDAAWNLHALTASLDIPFVLYSSAGGTLGAAGQANYSAANVFLDALAHHRAATGRHAVSLAWGLWSEGGMSGELADTDLIRMARSGVLGLSFADGLSLFDATFGTEQPSLVPVRLDMSGVRADAHSVPAMLRGLVRGGVRRRAEVVDDSWARVVALPVAERGRALLDLVCGTAAVVLGHERRDAIDPRKGFIELGFDSLTAIELRNRLESLTGQRLPATLIFDHPSAGALASFLGDGLAEPPSAVEVRLSDLETELRALDSAGRASVVGRLRELVATFSPADRELEEAGADELFAMLDEELESQG from the coding sequence GTGACTCAGGCGCCGTCCACCGAGCAGATCGTCGCCGCGCTGCGCCAGTCCATGATGGACAACGAGCGGCTCAAGGCGGACAACCAGAAGCTCACCGCGGCGATGAGCGAGCCGATCGCCATCATCGGGATGGGCTGCCGGTACCCCGGTGGCGTCACCACGCCGTCGGAGCTCTGGGACCTCGTCGCGGGCGGCACCGACGCCATCGGCGAGTTCCCGGACGACCGGGGCTGGGACACCGCGGCGATCTTCGACCCCGCCGGCCGGCCCGGGACGACGTACTCGAAGGAGGGCGGCTTCCTCCTCGAAGCCGCCGACTTCGAGCCGGAGTTCTTCGGGATCTCGCCGCGCGAAGCCAAGACGCTCGACCCGCAGCAGCGGATCGTGCTGGAGACGGCGTGGGAGGCCGTGGAACGCGCGGGCATCGTGCCGTCGACGTTGCGCGGCAGCAAGACCGGCGTCTTCGCCGGCGTGATGTACCACGACTACGGCGCCGGGAGCAGCGACGGCAGTCTCATCTCCGGCCGCATCTCCTACACCCTCGGCCTCGAAGGCCCGTCGGTGTCGGTGGACACGGCGTGCTCGTCGTCGCTGGTCGCCCTGCACTGGGCGGCGCAGGCACTGCGCCGCGGCGAGTGCTCGCTGGCGCTGGCCGGCGGCGTGACCGTGATGGTGACGCCGGACATGTTCGTCTACTTCAGCGAGCAGCAGGGCCTCGCCCCGGACGGCCGCTGCAAGGCGTTCGGCAGCGGCGCCGACGGCGTCGGCTGCTCCGAGGGTGCCGGGATGCTGTTGCTGGAGAAGCTTTCCGATGCGCGCCGCAACGGCCACCAAGTGCTGGCCGTGCTGCGCGGCAGCGCGGTGAACTCCGACGGCGCGTCCAGCGGCATCACCGTGCCGAACGGGCCCGCGCAGCAGCGGGTGATCCGCGCGGCGCTGGCCGACGGCGGGCTCGAACTGTCCGATGTGGACGCCGTCGAAGCGCACGGCACCGGCACCAAGCTGGGTGACCCGATCGAGGCACAGGCGCTGATCTCGACCTACGGCAAGGCGGCGACGCCCGAGCGGCCGCTGCACGTCGGGTCGTTCAAGTCGAACGTCGGCCACACGCAGGCGGCCGCCGGCGTCGGCGGCGTCATCAAGATGGTGGAAGCGCTGCGGCGCGGGGTCCTCCCGCGCACGCTGCACGCCGAGGAGCCGTCACCGCACGTCGAGTGGACGGACACGGTCTCGCTGCTCAGCGCGGAACTGCCGTGGCCGGAGACCGGGCGGCCGCGCCGCGCCGGGGTGTCGTCGTTCGGCATCAGCGGGACCAACGCCCACGTGATCGTGGAGCAAGGTGACCCCGTGGCTCTTTCGTCGTCGGACGAAGGGCCGGTGACCTGGCTGCTGTCCGCCAACGACCCGGACGCCCTGCGGGCCCAGGCCGGCAAGCTCGCCTCTTCCGCCGGCGACGCGTCCACTGTGGACGTCGGATACTCGCTGGTCACCACCCGCACCCTCGCCGAGCACCGCGCCGGGGTCGTGGCCGCCGACCGGGCGGGTGCTCTGCGCGCCCTCACCGAGTACGCGGCCGGACGTCCGGCCGGGGTCGTCGAGGGCGTGGCCGGGCCGGGGCGCACGGCGTTCCTGTTCACCGGCCAGGGCGCGCAGCGGGCCGGGATGGGCCTGGAGCTGGCGGCCGCGTTCCCGGCGTTCTCCGAGGTCTTCGACCTGGTGGCCGCCGAGCTGGACAAGCACCTGGACGTTCCCCTCAAGACCGTGCTCGGCTCCGACGACACCGGGTACACGCAGCCCGCGTTGTTCGCCGTCGAGGTCGCGGTGTTCCGCCTGCTCGAGTCGTGGGGCGTCCAGCCGGACTACCTGCTCGGGCACTCGATCGGCGAGCTGGCCGCGGCGCACGTCGCCGGCGTGCTCTCGCTCGAGGACGCGTGCACGCTGGTGACCGCCCGGGCGCGATTGATGCAGGCTTTGCCGACGGGCGGTGCGATGGTCGCCGTGGCGGCGGCCGAAGCCGACGTCGTGCCGCTGCTGACCGAGGGCGTGTCGATCGCCGCCGTCAACGGGCCGTCGTCGGTGGTGCTCTCCGGCGACGAGGACGCGGTGCTCGCCCTGGCTTCGAACTTCTCGAAGACGACGCGGCTGAAGGTGTCGCACGCGTTCCACTCGGCGCTGATGGAGCCGATGCTGGCCGACTTCGCCTTCATCGCCCGGAACCTGACCTACCGCACGCCGGAGATCCCGATCGTCTCGACGGTTTCGCCGGACGCCGACCTGACCTCGCCGGAGTACTGGGTGAGCCAGGTGCGCGACGCGGTCCGGTTCGCCGACGGGATCCGCACGCTGCTCGACGCCGGCGTCACGACGTTCGTCGAGGTCGGGCCGTCGGCGGTGCTCACCGCGATGGGCCGGACGTGCCTGGGCGCGGACGACTCGGCGACGTTCGTCCCGGTGCTGCGCAAGGACCGGCCCGAAGCCGAGTCGGCGGCCGCCGCGGTCGCGGCGCTCTTCGTGACCGGGTCCACTGTGGACTTCTCGGCGTTCTACGCCGGTGGCTCGGTGGTGGAGCTGCCGACGTACGCCTTCCAGCGCAAGCGTTACTGGCTGGAGAACCCGACCGGCGCCCGCGTCCGCGGCGTCGCCGAGATCGGGCAGCGCGACGCGGAGCACCCGCTGCTGGGTGCCGTCGTCGTCGCGGCCGACTCGGGCGGGGCCGTCTTGACCGGCCGGCTTTCGGCGCGGACGCAGCCGTGGCTCGCCGACCACGTCGTGCAGGGCTCGCTGGTGTTCCCCGGGACGGCGTTCGTCGAGCTGGCGGTCCGCGCGGGCGATGAGGTCGGCTGCGGGCGGCTCGACGAGCTGACCCTGGCCGCGCCGCTGATCCTGCCGCCGGACGGGGCCGTCCGGCTGCAGGTCGTCGTCGGTGCTCTCGAAGCAGAGCAGCGCTCTCTTGGCATCTTCTCGCAGGCCGAGGACTCTTCCGAGTGGGTCCAGCACGGCACCGGACGCCTGTCTTCCGCGGTCCCGGCTCCCGCCGCGGTGACCGAGTGGCCGCCCGCGGGGGCGACCGAGATCGACGTGACCTCCCGCTACGACGACCTCGCCGCCCAAGGCTTCGACTACGGGCCGGTGTTCGCCGGGCTGCGTCGCGTGTGGCAGGACGGCGACACGCTGGCCGCTGAAGTCGCGCTGCCGGAGGACGCGGACGCGTCGGCGTTCGGCCTGCACCCGGCGCTGCTCGACGCCGCGCTGCACACGATCGGCCTGGCCGGGCCGACGGAGGACAAGCCGGTGCTGCCGTTCGCGTGGTCGGGTGTGTCGCTGCACGCCGCCGGCGCGGCCGAACTGCGGGTCTTGATCTCTTCGGACGTCGAGAACACCGTGTCGCTGACCGCGACGGACGCCACCGGCGCGCCGGTGCTCAGCGTCGAATCGCTGTCGCTGCGCCCGATCGCGGCTGACGCGTTCCGCGCCGCGCGCTCGGCGGTGGACGACTCGCTCTTCCGCGTCGAGTGGCAGCCGTTCGCGGGTGACGCCGTCTCGGGTGTCTCGTCCGCGGTGCTCGGCACCGGCTTCGGACTGCCGGGTAAGTCCTATGTGGACCTTCCCGAGCTGATTTCCGCCGGGGTAGCGCCGGATGTCGTGTTCGCGCCGTTCGAGGCGCCCGTCTCGGCTTCGCCGGTCGCGGCCCGGGAGGCGACGCATCGGTTGCTGGCGCTGGCCCAGGCTTGGGTCGCCGAAGAGACTTTGGCGTCGTCCCGGCTGGTCGTGGTCGCGTCCAGGGCGATCGGGACGCGTCCCGAGGAGGGCGTCGACGATCTGACGCACGCCGCGCTGTGGGGCGTGATCCGGACCGCTCAGCTGGAGTATCCGGACCGATTCATGGTCGTGGACGTCGACGGTGGTGACCTGCCCCTCGACGCGGTGCTCGGGGCGATGTACGCCGACGAGCCGGGTGTCGCGGTGCGGGACGGTGCGGTGCTGGTGCACCGGCTGGCGAAGTACGTCCCTTCGGCGGAACCGGCCCGCCTCGATCCTGCCGGAACCGTGCTGGTCACGGGCGGTACCGGCGTGCTGGGGCAGCTGATCGCGCGGCACCTGGTGACCGAGCACGGCGTCAAGAGCCTGCTGCTCACGAGCCGTCGTGGTGCTTCGGCACCGGGAGCCTCGGAGCTGGTTTCGTCACTGACCGAGCTGGGGGCCGAGGTTTCGCTCGCGGCCTGCGATCTCGCCGATCGGGACGCGGTGGCCGGGCTGCTCACGGGTGTCGACTTGTCGGCGGTCGTGCACACGGCGGGCGTCGTCGACGACGGCGTGCTGCTCGCGCTGACGCCGGAGCGGATGGACGCGGTGCTGCGGCCGAAGGTCGACGCGGCGTGGAACCTGCACGCGCTGACCGCGTCGCTGGACATCCCGTTCGTCCTGTACTCGTCCGCGGGCGGCACGCTCGGCGCGGCGGGCCAGGCGAACTACTCGGCGGCGAACGTCTTCCTGGACGCGCTGGCCCACCACCGCGCGGCCACCGGACGGCACGCGGTGTCGCTGGCGTGGGGGCTGTGGTCCGAGGGCGGCATGTCGGGCGAGCTGGCCGACACCGACCTGATCCGGATGGCCCGCTCGGGCGTGCTGGGCTTGTCGTTCGCGGACGGGCTTTCGCTGTTCGACGCGACGTTCGGGACCGAGCAGCCGTCGCTGGTGCCGGTCCGGCTGGACATGTCCGGGGTGCGTGCCGACGCGCACAGCGTCCCGGCGATGCTGAGGGGTCTGGTCCGCGGCGGTGTCCGTCGCCGGGCCGAGGTGGTCGACGACTCGTGGGCCCGGGTGGTGGCGCTGCCGGTGGCGGAGCGCGGACGTGCGTTGCTGGACCTGGTGTGCGGCACGGCGGCGGTGGTACTGGGCCACGAGCGTCGTGACGCGATCGACCCGCGCAAGGGCTTCATCGAGCTGGGTTTCGACTCCCTGACGGCGATCGAGCTGCGCAACCGCCTGGAGTCCCTGACGGGACAACGCCTCCCGGCCACGCTGATCTTCGACCACCCGTCGGCCGGCGCGCTTGCTTCGTTCCTCGGCGACGGGCTGGCCGAACCGCCGTCCGCGGTGGAGGTCCGGCTGAGCGACCTGGAGACCGAGCTGCGCGCGCTGGACTCCGCCGGGCGGGCGTCGGTCGTGGGCCGCCTTCGCGAGCTGGTGGCGACGTTCTCCCCGGCCGACCGGGAACTCGAGGAGGCCGGCGCGGACGAGTTGTTCGCGATGCTGGACGAGGAACTGGAGTCGCAGGGCTGA
- a CDS encoding thioesterase II family protein: MTALNERTSRWIRRFHVADDAAVRLVCLPHAGGSATAYFPFSRAAAGAGLDADIVAVQYPGRQDRLGEACYDDVDAMADAIADDLGPWFDRPVALFGHSMGATLGYEVARRLEARGARPLGLFASACRAPSAQRIEYVHQRDDDGLIAAIRELSGTDSAVLGDDELLRMVLPAIRGDYTAVETYRHRPGRELECPIHVLVGDDDPVTEIAEADAWRAHTTGECVVEVFPGGHFYLNAQLAGVLASVKARLGDWIP, translated from the coding sequence GTGACAGCCCTGAACGAAAGAACGAGCCGGTGGATCCGGCGCTTCCACGTGGCCGACGACGCCGCCGTGCGGCTGGTCTGCCTGCCGCACGCGGGTGGGTCCGCGACGGCGTACTTCCCGTTCTCGCGCGCGGCCGCCGGAGCCGGGCTGGACGCCGACATCGTCGCCGTCCAGTACCCCGGCCGTCAGGACCGCCTCGGCGAAGCTTGTTACGACGACGTCGACGCCATGGCCGACGCGATCGCCGACGACCTCGGCCCGTGGTTCGACCGGCCCGTGGCGCTCTTCGGCCACAGCATGGGCGCGACGCTCGGCTACGAGGTCGCCCGCCGTCTCGAAGCGCGGGGCGCGCGGCCGCTGGGCCTGTTCGCGTCCGCCTGCCGGGCGCCGTCCGCCCAGCGGATCGAGTACGTCCACCAGCGCGACGACGACGGCCTGATCGCGGCCATCCGGGAGCTCAGCGGCACCGACAGCGCCGTGCTGGGCGACGACGAGCTGCTGCGCATGGTGCTGCCGGCGATCCGCGGCGACTACACGGCGGTGGAGACGTACCGGCACCGCCCGGGACGTGAGCTGGAGTGCCCGATCCACGTGCTGGTGGGCGACGACGACCCGGTGACGGAGATCGCCGAGGCGGACGCCTGGCGCGCCCACACGACCGGCGAGTGCGTCGTGGAGGTGTTCCCCGGTGGGCACTTCTACCTGAACGCGCAGCTGGCGGGCGTCCTGGCCAGTGTCAAGGCCCGGCTGGGTGACTGGATCCCCTAG